In Deltaproteobacteria bacterium, the sequence CTGTTGACCACCGTCACCCCTATCCCTTCCCCCTCCAGGATCTCTGCCGCCTTTAAAGATGGATAGACAGTGGAGCCGATGGCCAAGATGAGGGCATCGCTGCCCTCACATAGGATCTCTCCCCTGCCAATCTCCAGAGGTTCAATTCCTGCCCCCAACGGCACTCCATACCCTTTTCCCCGAGGATACCGAAAGGCGATGGGGCCATCTTTATATTGTATAGAGGTCAACAACATCCGACGCAGCTCATTTTCATCCTTGGGTGCCATCAGCACCATATGAGGGATATGGCGCAAGAAGGAGAGGTCAAATAGGCCATGATGGGTGGGACCGTCCTCCCCCACTATCCCCCCCCTGTCCATGGCAAAGACCACGGGGATCCTTTGGAGACAGACGTCGTGGATAATCTGGTCATAGGCCCGCTGCAAAAAGGTGGAATAGATGGCCGCCACGGGACGCATCCCCTCTAGGGCCAATCCAGCAGCGAAGGTCACCCCGTGTTGTTCGGCGATCCCTATATCATAAAAACGCTCGGGAAACCTCTTGGAAAATTCCGCCAACCCTGTCCCCAGAGGCATGGCAGCTGTTATAGCCACAATCCTTTCATCCTCCTCGGCCAACTCCACCAAGGTCCTGCCAAAGACCTCGGTGTACGTGGGGGGGGAGGGGTTGTTATAGATCCTGCCCGTCTCTTTCTCAAATCTCCCCACCCCATGGAACAAGGCGGGGTTTTCCTCGGCGGGGGGATACCCTTTTCCTTTTTTGGTGACCACATGGACCAGGATAGGTCCATCCAGCTTCCTGACGTTCCGAAAGGTCTCGACGAGATGCTCGAGATGGTGTCCCTGCAAAGGGCCGAAATATTTGAACCCGAGCTCCTCAAAGAAGATACCAGGTACCATCAACCCCTTCAACGCCTCCTCGGCCTGTTTTACGAATTTGAAGACGGACTTACCGATGCCGGGGATCTCCTGTAAAAAGTTCTTGAGGTCCTCCCGAAAACGGTTGATCCGTTGCCCGGTCATAATTCTATTGAGATAGGTGGATATGGCCCCTACACTCCTGGAGATGGACATCTCATTATCATTCAACACCACCATGAGATCCCGTCCCTGTTCCCCTGCACAATTAAGGGCCTCAAAGGCCATGCCCGCCGTCAATCCCCCGTCCCCAATGACGGCTACCACCTTGAAATCCTCCCCGCGCAGATCCCTGGCCTCCGCAATCCCCACAGCCGCAGAGATGGAGGTACCGCTGTGACCAGTGCCAAAGGGGTCATATATACTCTCCTCCCTCTTCGGGAAACCACTGATACCTCCATGCTGTCTCAAGGTCTTGAACTCCCTCTTTCTGCCAGTGAGCAACTTATGGGCATAGGCCTGGTGCCCCACATCCCAGATCAGCCTGTCCTTCGGGGTATCGAAGACATAGTGCAGCGCCAAGGTCAATTCCACCACCCCCAGGCTCGGGGCCAGGTGACCTCCTGTCCGAGAGCAGATGGAGATGATCTCCTCCCTGATCTCTTGCGCCAAGACAGGGAGGTCCTCTCTCTTTAACCTCCTCAAATCCTCTGGTGAATCAATGCTATCGAGAATCCTCGCCATCTCCTCAGTCTGCTAAGACCTCCTCTCCAAGATAAAGCGGGCGATACCCCTCAGGGGGTCTGCCTTGTTGTCGAATATCTCCAGGGCCGTAAGGCCCCTCCCAATGAGTTCTTTTGCCTTGGCCTTGGACCTTTTCACCCCTATGAAGGCGGGATAGGTAACTTTTCCCCTTTCCTGATCCACTTTAACCTTTTTGCCCAAATCTGCCTCATCCCCCTCCACATCCAGGATATCATCCATTATCTGGAAGGCCAGACCAATACCCTCCCCATATTGGGTGAGGGCTGCCATCTCCCTCTCCCCAGCCCCCCCTAACCACCCCCCAGTTCGGACAGAGGCGATGATGAGGGCCCCTGTCTTGTGTAGATGGATCCACTGCACAGTGGCAAAATCCACCTCTTTCCCCTCAGATTCTACATCGACCACTTGTCCTCCTACCATCCCCTGCACCCCTGCTGCCCCTGATAATTCATTGATCACCTGGATAACCATCCCACTGTCCAAATCCTCCATGAACTGCGGTCTGGTCATCAAACCGAAGGCCTCGGTCAAGAGGGCATCTCCGGCCAAGATGGCCAAGGCCTCCCCAAAGACACGATGGCTGGTGGGCTTGCCGCGCCGATAATCGTCGTCATCCATGGCCGGGAGGTCATCATGGATCAAGGAATAGGTATGGATCATCTCCAAGGCACAGGCGTAAGGGATGATTCTATCACCCTCCCCTTCCAAGGCCTCATAGGCAGCGATGGCGAGGATAGGGCGCAACCTTTTGCCACCCGCAAAGATGCTGTAGCGCATGGCCCTGTATAAAGAAGAGGGGTATTCAGTTTCAGAGGGGAGGAACTGCTCCAGGGCAGTATCTATTTGCAACCGCTTCTCCCTGAGATAATCCCTGACATCCATCTACTCCTCATCCCCCTCACTGGGCTCAAAGGGCTGGGGCACCATCTTCCCCTCCTCATCTTTGAGGAGTATCTCCACCCTCCTCTGCGCCTCATCCAGCTTTTTGTGGCAATATCGGGAGAGTTTAACCCCTTCCTCAAAGAGCCCTAAGGCCTCCTCCAGGGGTAAATCTCCCCTCTCCAAGCGATTCACTATCTCCTCCAGCTCCTTCAATGCCTCCTCAAAACCCTTTTCACCCATAATCTTCACTCTCCCATAAACCCTCATGAGGGTTTATCCTCAACCCCATCCGTAAAAATACTGCAATCATTCCTTCGGCCTTCCGTTGAGAGGGTTTCACCCCCTCAAACTCCCCCAACAAGTCTTTGACATGTCTCTGCACAGGAAATCACCCGCACCCCCTAAAAAGAAAATTCCTTATTGGGGGTTTCAGGGGGTTAAGACCCCTTGAAGTAAGCTCAGAAACAGATAAAGGCCGAAATTGCCTAAAAGCTCAATTTTACCGTGGATGAGTTTCACGGTAACCTCAATAAGGAAAAGGGATCTATCCTCGCCCCCATCAATCGCATCCCCCAATGAAGGTGTGGCCCTGTCACCCGCCCAGTGGCCCCCACCAGGCCTATGACATCACCTACCTTTACCTTTTCCCCCTCTCTCACCCAGATCTCAGCCAAGTGCATGTAAATAGAATATAAACCAAAACCATGGTCTATTATAAGGGTCTTCCCGCATAAGTACAACTCATGGGAAAAGACCACTATACCATCGTTGCATGAGCCCACCTCGCTCCCCAAAGGGGCCCCTATATCCACCCCGCTATGGGGGGAACGGGGCTTCCCGTTAAGGATCCTGCGCAGACCAAAGGCGCCCGTTATCGGCCCATCCACAGGCCTAATAAAAGGATAGTGCCAAAACTTCTCCTGCCGGATCCTGAGCAAGATCTCCTTGACCTTTCTATTCTCCTCCAGGACCCTTCTCAAGATCTCCCCCTTCAACTCCACCATCTCCTTGGGTAGCGTAAGCCTTTGAACTCCGAACTCCCCCTTCCGCACTTTCACCTGAAAAACCCCCTCAAAGGGTCTTCCTTCGAGGTCGTCTACCCTCACCCTGAGGGGATGCAGGCCTGGGGAGGTGGCCAGATCCACCCCCACTATACCTGCAAGGCCGCTCCCTTCCCGTTCATAGAAGAAGATAGGGGTCCCATCTAAGTCACCCTCGATGGAGGAAACCTCTGTCTCGGTCTTCACCTCCACGTAGAGGGCCTCCCCTTGTCTCAATTCCAGAGGAGACCAATTGACCTGGACCCATCCCCCCCCATAACAGGGAGAAACAAGGAGAGCAAAGAAGGCAACCCACCATAGCGGAATACGCAGCAACCCCCTCATCCCTTGCCCTGCACCCGGCAGATGATCTCACCTCGATGTAGCCTCACCTCCACCATACCCTTTACCTCTACCTCTTGGACATCCCTGAGGATCATACCATCCGGAAGGCGCCTGGTGATGCTATATCCCCTCTTCAAGATGGCCAGGGGACTCATGGCATCCAACCTGGCCACCTCCTTTTCCCATCCCTTCCTTTTGGAACTTAAGATATTACAGATGCCCCCTATCACCCCCCTGGTCCTTTGTCTGAAGCCATCCCGGAGGGATTCTATCTCATGCAAGGGGTCCTGGGAGAAGAAGAGATGGGAAACCCCCTCGGCCCTCTCCCTGTTCTCCCTCCAGGTCCTGAGCACAGCGGTGGCGAGACGACCCCAGCACTCATCCAGTCTCAGACGGAACTCTTCCATCCTCCGGCGAGGATCCTTGACCCTCCCCTCTGCTCCTCTCACCTCCTCCCTTTTGCGGTTGAGGAGGTGATCCATCTCCCTTTCCATCCTTTCCTCTAGGTCATCGATCACCCTGAGCAGATCCCTCTTCTCTCGCACCACCATCTCCGCTGCCGCTGATGGGGTGGGGGCGCGCATATCCGCCACAAAATCGGCAATGGTGAAGTCGGTCTCGTGCCCTATTGCCGAGATGACAGGGACAGGGGAGTGAAAGATGCCCCTAGCCACCACCTCATCGTTAAAGGCCCATAGGTCCTCCAAAGACCCTCCTCCTCTGCCCACGATGATGACATCCACCTCCCCTTCTTCGCCGAGGTACCCAATCCCCTGAGCGATCTCCTCCGCTGCCCCCTCCCCCTGAACCTTAACAGGGTAGAGGACCACCCCTATATTCTCAAACCTCCTGTGCAAAACATTCAATATATCCCGGATGGCTGCCCCCGTTGGGGAGGTGACGATCCCGATCTTCCTGGGCAGAAGCGGAAGGGACCTTTTACGGGCCTCATCAAAGAGCCCCTCCTTAGCCAGCCTCTCCTTCAATTGCTCAAAGGCGAGCTGCAGGGAACCTATCCCTTTTGGCTCCACGTAGTCAAGGATTAACTGATATTCCCCCCTCTTCTCATAGATCCCCACCCTCCCCCAACAGACCACCTGCAGGCCATCCTCCAGGTCAAAGCGCAGGTAACGAACCTGCATCTTGAAGATCACCGCCCTGATCTGGCTGTTTTCATCCTTCAGGGTGAAATAGAGATGCCCTGAGGGGGGACACCTCAGGTTGGAGATCTCCCCCTCCACCCATACCTCGTCGAAATGGGTCTCCAAAAGGTCCTTGATCCCCGCGGTGAGCTGGCTTACTGTCAGGATTCTCCTCTCGAACAGATCCATTCTTCACCTCAATTTAATTTTTGAATTATATCAAATTATCTTGATCTTTTAAAGCGAAAACTCGCTCTTACAGGGAAAAATCGGTTCTTCTCCAAAAAAGTTGCCAAGAAGGCCAGAGATTCAACCCAAGAATGACGTTTGAAGCCTTTCAAGACAGCAGGCTTGACTTGGTGAGGGAGCTGTACTATTGTCTCAGAGACAGAGCATCAAAAGGAGGGACCTGTGGAATATGAGGCGGTCATCGGGTTGGAGGTCCATGCCCAACTGCTGACCACGAGCAAGATCTTCTGTAGATGCAGCGCCGCCTTCGGCGGTGAACCCAATACCCACACCTGTCCTGTCTGCACAGGTATGCCCGGATCACTCCCCGTTTTAAACAGGAAGGCGGTGGAGTTTGCCATCAAGATGGCCCTAGCCACCAACTGTGAAATCGCCTCATACAGCCTCTTTGCCCGAAAGAACTATTTTTATCCCGATCTGCCCAAAGGCTATCAGATCTCCCAATATGAACTTCCCCTCGCCACCAAGGGATATGTGGAAATCCCTACCGCAGATGGGGGGAAAAAGCGGGTGGGAATCAC encodes:
- a CDS encoding 1-deoxy-D-xylulose-5-phosphate synthase; amino-acid sequence: MARILDSIDSPEDLRRLKREDLPVLAQEIREEIISICSRTGGHLAPSLGVVELTLALHYVFDTPKDRLIWDVGHQAYAHKLLTGRKREFKTLRQHGGISGFPKREESIYDPFGTGHSGTSISAAVGIAEARDLRGEDFKVVAVIGDGGLTAGMAFEALNCAGEQGRDLMVVLNDNEMSISRSVGAISTYLNRIMTGQRINRFREDLKNFLQEIPGIGKSVFKFVKQAEEALKGLMVPGIFFEELGFKYFGPLQGHHLEHLVETFRNVRKLDGPILVHVVTKKGKGYPPAEENPALFHGVGRFEKETGRIYNNPSPPTYTEVFGRTLVELAEEDERIVAITAAMPLGTGLAEFSKRFPERFYDIGIAEQHGVTFAAGLALEGMRPVAAIYSTFLQRAYDQIIHDVCLQRIPVVFAMDRGGIVGEDGPTHHGLFDLSFLRHIPHMVLMAPKDENELRRMLLTSIQYKDGPIAFRYPRGKGYGVPLGAGIEPLEIGRGEILCEGSDALILAIGSTVYPSLKAAEILEGEGIGVTVVNSRFVVPLDGELINSLVRGHKVLITVEENVVAGGFGSAVLEFLYEEGCSPPKVRCLGIPALFVEHGPQDVLREKYCLDPEGIAQEVRMLLRNGKGEA
- a CDS encoding polyprenyl synthetase family protein, which encodes MDVRDYLREKRLQIDTALEQFLPSETEYPSSLYRAMRYSIFAGGKRLRPILAIAAYEALEGEGDRIIPYACALEMIHTYSLIHDDLPAMDDDDYRRGKPTSHRVFGEALAILAGDALLTEAFGLMTRPQFMEDLDSGMVIQVINELSGAAGVQGMVGGQVVDVESEGKEVDFATVQWIHLHKTGALIIASVRTGGWLGGAGEREMAALTQYGEGIGLAFQIMDDILDVEGDEADLGKKVKVDQERGKVTYPAFIGVKRSKAKAKELIGRGLTALEIFDNKADPLRGIARFILERRS
- the xseB gene encoding exodeoxyribonuclease VII small subunit — encoded protein: MGEKGFEEALKELEEIVNRLERGDLPLEEALGLFEEGVKLSRYCHKKLDEAQRRVEILLKDEEGKMVPQPFEPSEGDEE
- a CDS encoding M23 family metallopeptidase, yielding MRGLLRIPLWWVAFFALLVSPCYGGGWVQVNWSPLELRQGEALYVEVKTETEVSSIEGDLDGTPIFFYEREGSGLAGIVGVDLATSPGLHPLRVRVDDLEGRPFEGVFQVKVRKGEFGVQRLTLPKEMVELKGEILRRVLEENRKVKEILLRIRQEKFWHYPFIRPVDGPITGAFGLRRILNGKPRSPHSGVDIGAPLGSEVGSCNDGIVVFSHELYLCGKTLIIDHGFGLYSIYMHLAEIWVREGEKVKVGDVIGLVGATGRVTGPHLHWGMRLMGARIDPFSLLRLP
- a CDS encoding exodeoxyribonuclease VII large subunit, translating into MDLFERRILTVSQLTAGIKDLLETHFDEVWVEGEISNLRCPPSGHLYFTLKDENSQIRAVIFKMQVRYLRFDLEDGLQVVCWGRVGIYEKRGEYQLILDYVEPKGIGSLQLAFEQLKERLAKEGLFDEARKRSLPLLPRKIGIVTSPTGAAIRDILNVLHRRFENIGVVLYPVKVQGEGAAEEIAQGIGYLGEEGEVDVIIVGRGGGSLEDLWAFNDEVVARGIFHSPVPVISAIGHETDFTIADFVADMRAPTPSAAAEMVVREKRDLLRVIDDLEERMEREMDHLLNRKREEVRGAEGRVKDPRRRMEEFRLRLDECWGRLATAVLRTWRENRERAEGVSHLFFSQDPLHEIESLRDGFRQRTRGVIGGICNILSSKRKGWEKEVARLDAMSPLAILKRGYSITRRLPDGMILRDVQEVEVKGMVEVRLHRGEIICRVQGKG